The stretch of DNA CCGCAATGAGGACAAAAATTCGCATTCTTTAATGGTATTTCTACTGTGCAGGCATTGCATAAAAGTTTTGCATCTGGGAGTTGCTCTATAAGCAGCTTTGGGTTGGATACATTTCTGTTTTTTAATTTTTCGTCTAATTGTTTTAATTCTAAAATTATAGATGAAGTAATTTCGTCAAATTCAGAGGATGTAGATTTTCCTGTTTGATACTCGTATTTTAAATCTTTCAAATTTTCTAAAAGCAAATTTCTTTTTATCCAGAGTGGGTCTATATTTTGAAAGTTTTCATCAGAAGGAATATAATTTTTTTTCACTATTTTTGCATAGAGAAATGGAGATAAAAAAAAGAGTGCCAAGAAAAGAGAATAAAAAATTAATAAAAAGTCCATATCCTTACTCTCCTGCTTCTTTTAAGTATTTATTTTTATCTGATTCAGTGATTGCGAATTCTTGTGCGATCTTTCTATTCTTATTTTTTCTTGAATAGATTGCAATTAATACAATTCCAAAAATTACTACGAAAAATAAAGTCAAATTGATCACTAAGGAATTTGGTGTAGCTAGAATTTTTTCTCCAAACCCATTGACAAGTCCTTCTACAATGTCCTGGTTTCCTTCTTTTAAAAACATAACTACGACAGGATCGTTTAGAATTTCTTCTCCAAATCCGTGGACAGTTTTTTGTACGATAGTATCTGCGGTTTCATTTTGTTTGATTCTATTTTCAAAAAAGTTTTTTAGATAGGCTGACACTCTGCAATTATTGAAAGAACAACTTTTAATAGGCAGGGAAGGAAGGCAGATGCAGCGAATTTGGCTTGTAACCTCATTAAAAACTTTGATATGCTCAGGATTAGTAAGTGTAGTTGTTGAAGAGTCTGAAAATAGTGCGTTATGCGTCATTAGAAATAGGAAAATACCAAAAATAGAAAGATAATGAATTTTAAATTGAAACATTTTTCTTTTCACCAATCGGGAGTAGGATGAATAACCCTGATAAAA from Leptospiraceae bacterium encodes:
- a CDS encoding cytochrome C biogenesis protein, encoding MFQFKIHYLSIFGIFLFLMTHNALFSDSSTTTLTNPEHIKVFNEVTSQIRCICLPSLPIKSCSFNNCRVSAYLKNFFENRIKQNETADTIVQKTVHGFGEEILNDPVVVMFLKEGNQDIVEGLVNGFGEKILATPNSLVINLTLFFVVIFGIVLIAIYSRKNKNRKIAQEFAITESDKNKYLKEAGE